The Stigmatella ashevillena genomic sequence CAGGTTGCCCGCCAGGGATTGTTCAATCTCGGCGTTGGTGGGCTTCGGCTTCTCGGCGAGCAGGGCCGCCGCGCTCATGATCTGGCCCGCCTGACAGAACCCGCACTGCGGCACGCCCAGGTCGACCCAGGCCTTCTGGAGCGGGTGGCTTCCATCCTTCGAGAGCCCTTCAATCGTGGTGACGGAGCGATCGGCCGCGCGGCGGGTGGGCGTCACACAGGCGCGAACCACCTGGCCATCGAGGTGGACCGTGCACGACCCGCACAGCGCCTGGCCGCAGCCGTACTTCGTGCCAGTGAGGCCGAGCACATCGCGCAGGGCCCAGAGCAGCGGCATCTCGGGATCGACGTCGAGCTCCTGGTCCACACCGTTGATACGGACTCGAATGGTCATGGCTTTGCCTCTTCACTGGGGCACTCCGCGCCCGTGTTGACCCACGCCTCGATGATGGCCCCGAAGCGCTCCTGCGAACCCGGGGCGGGCTCGCGTCCCGAGCCTGGGTGCCAGCCCCAAGCGACGAGCTCATCGTGTTTGTTGTGCTCGACGATGTCCGCCAGCGACTTGCCGCCATTGCGGGACTTGTCCTTCAGTTGCTCGCAGACGGCCCGAGGCGTCTTGCCCACCCACGCCATCGACTTGGGCGCGACGTGCCAGTTCGGTGCCCCTGGCACCCGCGAGAACTCGAGGTTGCGGTCCTGGTGGCAGCCCGTGCATTGCATGCCGACGACGCCGCGATCCTCCGGGCCTCGCGTGACGGGGGGCTCGTGGACCTGCCCTTGGGTGCCCTGGAGGGGCGTGTCCCCCGCGGGGTGACAGTTGGCGCACCGGGGGTGGAGCAGCACGCGGCTGGCCTCCAGGAAGAGCGCCCGGGAGCGCTCCTCCTTGTCCGGGATGACGCCAAACACCTCGGGGGCCCGCAGCTCGCCGGGCGCTACCGGGGGCAGGGCCTCAGGGGGGCGAGGGCCCGCATCAGGCGAGCGTCGGCCACACCCGGCCGCCAGCAGGACCAGGACGGCTGTCCGGAGGGGGGCCGTGAACAAGTCATGGGATGTCCAACGAACCATGGCCCACGTATACGACTTCAAAGAGGGGGCTTGCAGGTGTTCCATGGACACTTGCCCAGAAGTTGACCTATTGGCAGGGATGGGAAATTTCCCAGTTCTTCCAGCGGGTTGAGGTGTTTTGGAGGATAAGCCCACCTGCTGGCCTCCTCGGGCAAGGACCGGCATGCGAGAACCCTGGACATGAGCAAGTGGTTGCTGTGGATGTTGCTGACCGCCTTCACTGGAAGGCCCCTGTTGTCGCTGGCGCTCCTGCTGGTGGGCCTCTGGGTGATGGACCGGTTCACCGTGCAGCTCCTCCCGAGCCCGGCCCGGTGGTGGGGCCGCTGGCGCCGGAGCGGGCAGCTCGAGCGGATGATTCTCGCCAACACGCATGACCGGCGGGCCCGGGCCGAGCTGGCGGAGCTGTGGATCGGCCGGGGGCTCTATGCGGAAGCGGCCGGGTTGCTCAAGCCCAA encodes the following:
- a CDS encoding Isoquinoline 1-oxidoreductase subunit, producing the protein MVRWTSHDLFTAPLRTAVLVLLAAGCGRRSPDAGPRPPEALPPVAPGELRAPEVFGVIPDKEERSRALFLEASRVLLHPRCANCHPAGDTPLQGTQGQVHEPPVTRGPEDRGVVGMQCTGCHQDRNLEFSRVPGAPNWHVAPKSMAWVGKTPRAVCEQLKDKSRNGGKSLADIVEHNKHDELVAWGWHPGSGREPAPGSQERFGAIIEAWVNTGAECPSEEAKP
- a CDS encoding (2Fe-2S)-binding protein gives rise to the protein MTIRVRINGVDQELDVDPEMPLLWALRDVLGLTGTKYGCGQALCGSCTVHLDGQVVRACVTPTRRAADRSVTTIEGLSKDGSHPLQKAWVDLGVPQCGFCQAGQIMSAAALLAEKPKPTNAEIEQSLAGNLCRCGTYTRIRAAVKKAAGLPEEG